GCGGTTCGTGGCGTCAGCTTCTTGTCGCCGCGTGTGCCGGCGTGATAAACGGGCAGCCGTCATCGGGGCCGTGCACGGAAAGTGTAAGCAGCGGCTCGCAGCGACGTTACCGTTAGCCAGCTTTACCCAGCTTTGGAGCAAAACAAGGAGTGGCCATGAAGATTCTGCGTACCGTTGTACTTGCTATCGGTCTTGCCGGTCTCGCCGTCGGTTGCGGCGGCTCGAAGGGCGAGGACACCACCCCGGCGGCCGCCGCGGGCAACCCCTGCGGCGGTGACGAGAACCCGTGCGCGGGCAACCCCTGCGGCGGTGACGAGAACCCGTGCGCGGGCAACCCCTGCGGCGGCGACGAGAACCCGTGCGCGGGCAACCCCTGCGGCGGCGACCCCTGCGGCGGGAACCCCTGCGGCGGCGACCCCTGCGGCGGGAACCCCTGCGGCGGCGGCTGGTAGTCCAACCGTAGGCCGAAACGCGGCGGCTCTCGCGTGAGGGCCGCCGCGGCGTTTTTCGGCGGAACGGGCGCGGAGCGGCCGGACGCGGGTGGCGTTGCGATGTACGCTCACGGGATGGAGACCCGGCCACTGGGCCGAACCGGTATCGATGTGCCGGTGATCGGGCTCGGGACCTGGCGTGTGTTCAACGTTCGGGATACCGAGGGCGAGGCGCGCTGCGAGGCGGTCGTCACGGCCGCCCTCGACAGCGGGGCGAGGCTGATCGACACGTCGCCGATGTACGGGGAGTCGGAGCGGGTGGTCGCGCTGTCCCTCGCCGGACGGCGTGACCGCGCGCTCGTGGCGACGAAGGTGTGGGCGCGGACGCGCGCGATCGGGGAACAGCAGATCGAGCGGGCGCTCGACTGGTTCGAGCGCGTGGACCTGTACCAGGTGCACAACATGCTCCTGTACGACGCGCACATGCCCTACCTCGAACACCTGCGAGATGCCGGGCGCGTGCGCGCGATCGGCGTGACGCATTATCTTCCGGGCGAGTTCCCGGCCGTCGTGGACGCGATGCGATCGGGGCGGATCGACGCCATCCAGGTTCCGTACCATCCGCTCGAACGGACGGTCGAATCCGAGGTGCTCGCGGTCGCCGACGAGCTTGGCATCGGGGTCATCGCGATGACCCCGTTCAAATCGGGGGAGCTGGTCGCCGGGGCGCCTCCCGACGGCGCACTCGAGCCCCTGCGACCGCTGGGCGTGCGCACCTGGGCACAGGCCTTGCTGAAGTGGGTCCTGTCCGACCCGCGTGTGACCGCTGTAATTCCAGCAACTTCCAGTCCGAGTCGCATGGCGGAGAACGCGGCCGCCGGTCAGCCGCCGTGGTTTGGCCCGGCAGAGCGGGACTACGTGCGCGACCTCGCCGTCCGCTGCATCGCCGAGTAGGCCGGTCGGACGCAACCGGGGGGAGCCCTCCCACCGATCGGGGAGCCATGCCGCCGGGTCAGGACCGCAATTGTCGCGGGATCGTGCGAACGGAAGTTGGCATCCGGCTCGCAACCCGAGTCGGACGGAGCCCACCGCATGTCGTCTGTCCGGGATTCCCGGGTTCGCCGCCGGCGACGCTCTGCGTCGATCGTGCGCGCCCTTCCGTTGCCGCCGCCCGCGAAGACGCCACCGCCACGGCTCGCCCGGCGGCCGATCGTGGGGGCGGCCGCCGCAGGCCCCGTCGTGCTCGCCGCGGGTACGGAACCCGTGTCTCGCGTCCCCGGCTCGAATGGGGGAGCGCGCGGCCGGCCATACCGTGGCCCGCTGCGGCCGCCGTCGGCTGGCACGAGTGATTTGCAGGCTTGGCACGGGCCGCCGCCCCCCCAGCACACACCGCGCAACCGCACGCCGACCGGCGCCGGCGATCCGGAAGTGCGAGACGGCGCCACGTCCGGGGCGATCGCCGCCGCGCGGCCGCCGCCCGAACTGCGGCTCGCGCTCGTCGGCGCGCGGCCGCGGGACACGCCGGATCCCGACGTCTCGGTGCCGAGCCTGCGTCCGCGCCGCCACGCGTTGGGTGCGGCGCTCGTCGCAGCCGGCATCGGGATCGGTGTGGCGTTCGCCATCGCGATCGGCGGGGACTCCACCGTCGGCGCACCGGCGGCGGCGCCCGCGAGCGCCGCGGCGGGCGGCCCGGGCGAGCGTGCATCCGCACATTCGGCAGCCCCCGCCGGCATCGCCGGCGCGCCGCGCGAGGGCACGGCCGGCTCGCCTCTGGCCGGCTCTCCGGCGCCTCCGGCGATCGCCCATGCGGCCGGCGCCGCATCGGCTGCATCGCGGGATGAGGCGTCCGCGTCCCCGGAGGGCACGGCCTCGGCACTCGGCGCCGCGATGGCCGGCCCGCGCTCGAGCGGCGCCGCAAGCGGCAGCGCCAGCGCCGCGGAAGCCGCGGACGCGCGCGCCGGCACCGGGGCGACGCGCGCGCGCGAAACGGCCGCGCGGCCGCCGCCCGAGGCCGCGGGTGACCGGCGCGAGCGCGCTCGCGAGCGCGACGAGCCGGCGCCGGCGCGGCGCGCCGCCTCCGCCGGGCGGCAGACGGGCCGGGCGGAACCCGGCGAGCGCTCCCGCGAAGCCGCCCGCCGGCAATCCGCCCGGGAGGCGGTCGATCGGTCGCGCGAGCCGACCGCTCGCGAACGCCCGGCCCTGCGGCCGCCCGCCGGATCGGTGCACAAAGCGGTCGGCGCGCGGCCGGGTGACGATCCGGCGCCGGTGGGCGATCGCGGTCGCCGGGCGGCCGGAGGCGACGCCGGGTTCGTCACGGTCGACGCGCGGCCGTACGCGACGATCTGGATCGACGGCGAGCGCGCGGGCGACACCCCCGTGATCCGCTACCGGGTCGCCCCCGGCGACCACCGGCTGCGCGCGCGTTGGGCCGACGGGCGCGCCGGGGAGTGGACCGTACACGTCGAGCCGGGGCAGACGCTGCGGCGGCGCGTCAACCCGGGTCCGTAACCGCCATGGCACGTTCGCATCCGCTGTCGCGTTCGCTGTCGTGCACGTCGCCTCGGCGCCCGCGCGCGGCCGTGGCCGGCTGCTCGCCACGCCGGCGGGCACTCGCCGCCGCCGTGTTCGCGGCGTGCATCGCGCCCGCGGCGGCCGTGGCCAACCCGCGGCTCGACGCAGCGCGGGAGGCGCTCGACGCGCTCGACTTCGACGCGGCGCGGACTGCGCTGGACGCGGCCCTTCGCACCGGCGACAACGACCCGGCGGTCGTCGCTCGCATTCACGGGCTGGCTGGCCAGGTCGCCGCGGCGTTCGGCGACGTCGACGGCGCGGCCCATCACTTTCGC
This is a stretch of genomic DNA from Deltaproteobacteria bacterium. It encodes these proteins:
- a CDS encoding aldo/keto reductase, which codes for MRAAAAFFGGTGAERPDAGGVAMYAHGMETRPLGRTGIDVPVIGLGTWRVFNVRDTEGEARCEAVVTAALDSGARLIDTSPMYGESERVVALSLAGRRDRALVATKVWARTRAIGEQQIERALDWFERVDLYQVHNMLLYDAHMPYLEHLRDAGRVRAIGVTHYLPGEFPAVVDAMRSGRIDAIQVPYHPLERTVESEVLAVADELGIGVIAMTPFKSGELVAGAPPDGALEPLRPLGVRTWAQALLKWVLSDPRVTAVIPATSSPSRMAENAAAGQPPWFGPAERDYVRDLAVRCIAE